A portion of the Carya illinoinensis cultivar Pawnee chromosome 11, C.illinoinensisPawnee_v1, whole genome shotgun sequence genome contains these proteins:
- the LOC122283029 gene encoding uncharacterized protein LOC122283029 isoform X2, whose amino-acid sequence MTLLTINCWRGTTKHVSTTLLSCRSSTFNGGELLHLYGVQKVLPAKLFNGFRLNTRAFASRNSVRKSRRDVQPPKSEADNTPTSVQVDSMVSSSENSAAQSSSIIPSRSTVLQACTVTSGLIAALGIIIRQL is encoded by the exons ATGACTTTGCTCACTATAAACTGTTGGAGAGGCACAACAAAGCACGTCTCTACAACCCTCTTATCTTGTCGAAGTTCTACCTTCAATG GTGGGGAGCTCCTTCATCTTTATGGTGTGCAAAAGGTTCTACCTGCTAAATTGTTCAAC GGTTTTAGACTAAACACAAGGGCTTTTGCTAGTCGGAATTCGGTGAGGAAATCGAGAAGAGATGTACAACCACCAAAAAGTGAAGCAGATAACACTCCCACAAGTGTTCAAGTTGACAGCATGGTTTCCTCTTCCGAAAATtcagctgcacagagttcttcAATAATTCCTTCCAGAAGTACTGTGCTTCAGGCATGCACTGTCACTTCCGGATTAATAGCAGCTCTGGGTATTATAATTCGTCAGCTCTGA
- the LOC122283029 gene encoding uncharacterized protein LOC122283029 isoform X1 encodes MDRYSSSQVWNWEQLSSMTLLTINCWRGTTKHVSTTLLSCRSSTFNGGELLHLYGVQKVLPAKLFNGFRLNTRAFASRNSVRKSRRDVQPPKSEADNTPTSVQVDSMVSSSENSAAQSSSIIPSRSTVLQACTVTSGLIAALGIIIRQL; translated from the exons ATGGACAGATATTCAAGTTCTCAAGTTTGGAATTGGGAGCAGTTATCTTCGATGACTTTGCTCACTATAAACTGTTGGAGAGGCACAACAAAGCACGTCTCTACAACCCTCTTATCTTGTCGAAGTTCTACCTTCAATG GTGGGGAGCTCCTTCATCTTTATGGTGTGCAAAAGGTTCTACCTGCTAAATTGTTCAAC GGTTTTAGACTAAACACAAGGGCTTTTGCTAGTCGGAATTCGGTGAGGAAATCGAGAAGAGATGTACAACCACCAAAAAGTGAAGCAGATAACACTCCCACAAGTGTTCAAGTTGACAGCATGGTTTCCTCTTCCGAAAATtcagctgcacagagttcttcAATAATTCCTTCCAGAAGTACTGTGCTTCAGGCATGCACTGTCACTTCCGGATTAATAGCAGCTCTGGGTATTATAATTCGTCAGCTCTGA